The Amblyraja radiata isolate CabotCenter1 chromosome 43 unlocalized genomic scaffold, sAmbRad1.1.pri SUPER_43_unloc_1, whole genome shotgun sequence genome contains a region encoding:
- the LOC116969059 gene encoding proline-rich protein 2-like — LPLPLTPFLQLYEIDRIRLTYQHMRHLESVYGKDAPYYQHTLGMGPGPSKPKGPCDPKKDRGCKRPSVGPTPRPPRAHQAQHRPHAPISCNPQDPACLLQYVYRFLGPAQGGHPPPSPHEDQQDQEDEEEEEEEEEDDEVDPYDPRYHGYYGDPRSYYGPNYPHGSPSKPKPNPYSSPNPYNPNPDPYNSYPYNPNPNPYNSQNPNPYDSPRPYDSSNPYGSPNNYPYRNPYNSPYSAPYGSPYGSPYKPPYDEDEDEDDEY, encoded by the coding sequence ctccctctccctctcactccctttCTCCAGCTCTACGAGATTGACCGTATCCGACTGACCTACCAGCACATGAGGCACTTGGAGAGTGTGTACGGGAAAGATGCCCCTTACTACCAGCATACGCTGGGCATGGGGCCCGGTCCCagcaagcccaaaggcccctgcgaCCCCAAGAAGGACCGGGGCTGCAAGCGGCCCTCGGTGGGGCCCACGCCCCGCCCCCCACGAGCCCACCAGGCCCAGCACCGGCCCCACGCCCCGATCTCTTGCAACCCGCAGGACCCCGCCTGCCTGCTCCAGTACGTCTACCGTTTCTTGGGGCCCGCCCAGGGTGGccaccctcccccctcgcccCACGAAGACCAGCAGGACCAGGAGgatgaggaagaggaagaggaagaggaggaggatgacGAGGTGGACCCCTACGATCCACGTTACCACGGCTACTACGGGGACCCCCGCTCATACTATGGCCCAAACTATCCACATGGATCTCCTTCCAAACCAAAGCCAAATCCGTACAGCTCCCCAAATCCATACAACCCCAATCCTGATCCTTATAATTCCTATCCTTATAACCCCAACCCTAATCCTTACAATTCCCAAAATCCAAATCCATATGATTCCCCGAGACCCTACGATTCTTCCAATCCCTACGGATCGCCCAACAACTACCCCTACCGCAACCCTTACAATAGCCCTTACAGCGCTCCCTATGGATCCCCCTATGGGTCTCCCTACAAGCCCCCCTACGacgaggatgaggatgaggatgacGAGTATTAG